One region of Myxocyprinus asiaticus isolate MX2 ecotype Aquarium Trade chromosome 38, UBuf_Myxa_2, whole genome shotgun sequence genomic DNA includes:
- the LOC127428889 gene encoding fibroblast growth factor 10-like: MLTHSFRTRGEPDPEATAEVTTDVWGFTFGQHPFSPPPLQHVPFCEGLPNPPSSSTMCKWKVTKGASAWFRLSCLSLLLLLLLCSALPVACHDTHRAERAQRGTNSSSAAVVGRHVRSYNHLTGDVRRRKLFSYQKFFLRIDKNGKVNGTKSKDDPYSTLEIKSVDVGIVAIKGIQSNYYLAINKKGVVYGAKDFGIDCKLIERIEENRYNTYASAEWRNKKKPMFVGLSANGRPMRAKKTRRKNTATHFLPIPIV; this comes from the exons ATGTTGACACATTCCTTTCGGACACGAGGGGAACCAGATCCAGAAGCAACAGCAGAAGTGACTACAGACGTTTGGGGCTTTACCTTCGGCCAGCACCCTTTCTCCCCTCCACCTCTTCAGCATGTACCTTTCTGTGAGGGTCTTCCCAATCCTCCGAGCTCCAGTACAATGTGCAAATGGAAAGTGACTAAGGGTGCCTCAGCCTGGTTTCGTCTGTCCTGCCTTTCCCTTCTGCTCCTTCTTCTCCTGTGTTCAGCGCTGCCCGTGGCCTGCCATGACACCCACAGGGCCGAGCGTGCCCAGAGGGGCACCAACTCCTCATCCGCGGCGGTTGTCGGGCGGCATGTGCGCAGCTACAACCACCTCACGGGGGATGTGCGGAGGAGGAAACTCTTCTCGTACCAGAAGTTCTTTCTCAGGATCGATAAAAATGGAAAAGTCAACGGCACCAAAAGCAAGGATGATCCGTACA GTACACTCGAAATCAAGTCTGTGGATGTTGGCATCGTTGCCATCAAGGGGATTCAAAGCAATTACTACCTTGCAATTAACAAGAAAGGGGTGGTCTACGGGGCG AAGGACTTCGGCATTGACTGCAAGCTGATAGAGCGGATAGAGGAGAACAGGTACAACACCTATGCCTCTGCAGAGTGGCGAAATAAGAAAAAGCCCATGTTTGTTGGCCTGAGCGCCAACGGAAGGCCAATGAGAGCCAAAAAGACCCGGAGAAAAAACACAGCCACACACTTCCTCCCCATTCCTATTGTATAG